One window of Myxocyprinus asiaticus isolate MX2 ecotype Aquarium Trade chromosome 6, UBuf_Myxa_2, whole genome shotgun sequence genomic DNA carries:
- the LOC127441977 gene encoding C-type natriuretic peptide 4-like produces MDMIYTLICGLFMVSLSLYAKPLTTVQYKPTKTLPARAVRNETEDARVLNRSRAAKEPRELDTSVKGVKQRPSSGEQSNTRKKQPPKNKEKRKNCFGFKMDRISDISGMGCKSD; encoded by the exons ATGGACATGATCTACACACTCATCTGCGGACTGTTCATGGTCAGTCTGTCACTTTATGCCAAACCTCTCACAACAGTCCAGTACAAG CCTACAAAAACTCTCCCAGCACGAGCGGTGAGGAATGAAACGGAAGACGCGCGCGTTCTGAACAGGTCGCGTGCTGCGAAAGAGCCGCGCGAGCTGGACACGAGCGTCAAAGGCGTCAAACAGCGACCGTCATCGGGCGAGCAGTCCAATACACGCAAAAAGCAACcaccaaaaaacaaagaaaaacggAAAAACTGCTTCGGTTTCAAGATGGATAGAATAAGTGATATAAGTGGAATGGGCTGCAAGAGCGACTGA